CGATCGCGATCGACTAGTCGTTTGCATGATCTGTTTTGTttattacagaaaaaaaattgaattgaacTGCACATAATGATTGTTCTAGAGTTTCGTAGACTTTCGAGGGTGCACAAAGTGATCGCTTCTTGTTACGGTCGAGTTTGACTACATTTGACGAATGAAAGTCGATCGCAGTAACAAACAAGTTGGCCACCCCTGGTATTGAACAAACACAGAACGCCGTGAATACATCCAACCTAGCCTAGACTGGTGGACAAGTAGGTATCAGGAACTCGAGAATTTATTACACCAAAGTACAGCCACACAATGTCCTTATCTTCTTATATTCAGCTTTCAAAGGAAAATCTGCAAAACAGAAAACATTCATGACTAGTAGTAGTCAAATAGTTGAAAATGGGCGAGCTCGCAACGATGAGGGCAGGAAGAGCTGAGCAGACCACCGCCCGGGTTAGTACAGGTTAGGTAGGAAGAGAGGCGTCCACCAGCCAAAGAGGCCAGCGAGGGAGTTATTGTATGAAATACTCAGGGTGGTCCGAGTCTTTCTCAAACCTCTTGGCCTCCTCTTGCATGCtctcttttattttcaaaatagcaGCCGATTCCGTTTGGTCCTGCAAGGAAAGCGACCTTTAGTGGTTAAGTGTCAGTCTACAAAGCGTAAGCACCGGCCACCGCGTTGAAACTCACGTTTTCTCCCGGTCCTCCGAATCCTCCCAAGTTATAGTCCCCCATGCCGCTCCCGCTGTCTTCTCTCGGCGTGCCGGGACCACCGTTCGCGGGTGAATTCTTCATTCCGTCCATGCCGTCGCCGTTCAGAACGGGTCCCATCGAGTTCGGGCCCATAGGACCCATGGGGCCACCTTCCGGACCGCCGCCCATTTGGAATTCGCCGGGCATGTTGCCGCCCACCGCTGGTTTCATCAAAGTATACATGTTCTCGCCTCCAGAATTCGACGAATCCTGCGGACTCGGCATTATCGGAGTTCCGGGACCGGGAGGACCTGCCGAACCCGGAGGACCTCCGTAATTACCCGGTGACGAGGAAGAGTAGTTCATCGGCTAAAACCAAACTTGATGAGAAAAATACATTCCAAAATCTAATTTGTGCTATTGCTGTTCAACAAGAAAACTGCTCTTCACTATCAAGTCACGttgtttgcaattttttttacaacactTAGGTATGTTTTAGGTTAGATTTTTACCAATAAAAACGTTTCACACACTTTAAGCagtctacaatttttttatgttaaccAAAAAATTCGAGTGAATTATTGTGAGCATTCAAAAATAGTTAATGCAAGCAACATCAAGTCACTTGGATAAACGTTTGACTTTGAGAAAAATTAGGTAAATGTGAGGAAACTCTAAATTTATATCAAAATTAATGAATCGATCATGAATTATTGAGTTCTAGTTGGTTTTTGTTGTATCAAACCACAATTTATGTGCATTGTAAAAATGTTCTCAATATTACGcggtaaaaatataaatgtacaccgaaaaataaaattggtaAGTAGATCAAATTGTCGACAAAGGTAGAGTAATACAGCGTtcgtgtaaaattttaaagcatttaataattttctcaACGATGTAAATGAACAAAGTATCCTTATTTAACTAACAGTATCAAAAGAGTTGTCATTAGACGAAAAACTGTATGCGTATTCATTAAATACTAGGTAAATAATTAAGTCACGTGTGCCTCAAGGGAGTGTTCTTGGACCCCTCTTCTTCGTTATGTACACAAATTATTCCGTATGTATAGTCAAACAAAATGTAGAAGATAACAGTTAACTATGCAGGTAATGCAATCTTCTCATTGTGGAAAGTAAACTGCTTTCAAatctgaataaaaaataaaatcaaaatttcaaaaatgaggaAAAAATTGCGACTAACGAATCGTAATATGTAAATATCTAAAACTACTGTATTCTTGTTAcacaacaatatttatttatttgtgagaaTCTTACCGTTGACGTATTAGGTTGCCATTGGGGTCTTCCACCTGGACCTGTAATCGACATAGGGGGCATCGGACCACCTGGCCCTAAACTACTGTTGGGTGGTGGACCTCTTAAACCGGGACCGTACGTTCCAGGACCTAAGGGACCCATAGACGGTCCTCTAGGCGGATTCATTCGATTCATCGGATTCATTCCTGGTGggcctattaaaaaataaataagcatTCGCACATTTAttcaaacacaaaaataatgttCAGCACGTACGACACCAGCATGCCAGCACCAAATATGATCTCTATTTATTAAGTACAGATGTATATACATATGTTCCGGATATCATTCTTTGCCTTATTGACTCTTTGCTGCATGAATGTGTTATAACACATAAACAATGAATGTTTAGTTATCACTAATACATATCTCATTCCAAATTAGCATGTGAATACCTAGATGAAGatcaaaaaatgaataataaatgtttaaatatatttgtcaAGTTATCGCCGTCACTTTGTTACACCTTATTAAATCCATTGTAGTCCAGAGACAAATAAGATGAAagaatgaaattaaaacactACGTACATTGTGGTAATCCAACACCGATACCTTACATATGCGCATTACatctttaatttctttattataaagtaaaaTAAGTTGCATCGTGTTGGACCACCTTGTCAGTGATAAGCAAAGCAAGCAAAGAAGTGTATGCGTATGGGTGTGTGATGGTGAAGGAGCGCAT
The sequence above is drawn from the Tenebrio molitor chromosome X, icTenMoli1.1, whole genome shotgun sequence genome and encodes:
- the Ssdp gene encoding single-stranded DNA-binding protein 3 isoform X1, producing MYAKGKGSAVPSDAQAREKLALYVYEYLLHVGAQKAAQTFLSEIRWEKNITLGEPPGFLHSWWCVFWDLYCAAPERRDTCEHSSEAKAFHDYGFVNSGYGVNGIAHNTGPAPSPLGQMPPADGMPGGPIPPGFFPNSTMRPSPPTHPSSQPSPHSQPPPPHSQMMSTQPFMGPRYPAGPRPGVRMPQIGSDFNGPPGQPMIPNNMDPTRQGEGGEFVGWQGPPGMNPMNRMNPPRGPSMGPLGPGTYGPGLRGPPPNSSLGPGGPMPPMSITGPGGRPQWQPNTSTPMNYSSSSPGNYGGPPGSAGPPGPGTPIMPSPQDSSNSGGENMYTLMKPAVGGNMPGEFQMGGGPEGGPMGPMGPNSMGPVLNGDGMDGMKNSPANGGPGTPREDSGSGMGDYNLGGFGGPGENDQTESAAILKIKESMQEEAKRFEKDSDHPEYFIQ
- the Ssdp gene encoding single-stranded DNA-binding protein 3 isoform X2, whose amino-acid sequence is MYAKGKGSAVPSDAQAREKLALYVYEYLLHVGAQKAAQTFLSEIRWEKNITLGEPPGFLHSWWCVFWDLYCAAPERRDTCEHSSEAKAFHDYGFVNSGYGVNGIAHNTGPAPSPLGQMPPADGMPGGPIPPGFFPNSTMRPSPPTHPSSQPSPHSQPPPPHSQMMSTQPFMGPRYPAGPRPGVRMPQIGSDFNGPPGQPMIPNNMDPTRQGPPGMNPMNRMNPPRGPSMGPLGPGTYGPGLRGPPPNSSLGPGGPMPPMSITGPGGRPQWQPNTSTPMNYSSSSPGNYGGPPGSAGPPGPGTPIMPSPQDSSNSGGENMYTLMKPAVGGNMPGEFQMGGGPEGGPMGPMGPNSMGPVLNGDGMDGMKNSPANGGPGTPREDSGSGMGDYNLGGFGGPGENDQTESAAILKIKESMQEEAKRFEKDSDHPEYFIQ